One segment of Nostoc flagelliforme CCNUN1 DNA contains the following:
- a CDS encoding deaminase, which translates to MDEIFMLAALAQSRKALPECLPNPPVGCVIIDAQEIVAQGYTQAPGKHHAEADALNQIQAKAFSFLKMYVTLEPCFFHGRTPACALAIAGVAILPSIILTVNVTNITTFSQ; encoded by the coding sequence ATGGATGAAATATTTATGCTGGCTGCTTTAGCTCAAAGCCGAAAAGCTTTGCCAGAATGTTTGCCGAACCCACCAGTAGGCTGTGTCATCATAGATGCCCAAGAGATAGTAGCCCAAGGATACACGCAAGCACCCGGAAAACACCATGCTGAGGCTGACGCACTTAACCAAATTCAAGCCAAAGCTTTCAGCTTCTTGAAAATGTATGTAACTCTTGAACCTTGTTTTTTTCATGGACGCACACCCGCATGTGCTTTAGCGATCGCGGGTGTTGCTATCTTGCCAAGTATTATCCTTACTGTTAATGTGACCAATATTACTACTTTTAGTCAATAA
- a CDS encoding transposase codes for MIGALNLDGLVAAMTVPGSINTEVFLTYVTQVLAPQLWKGAIVVLDNLKVHHAERVRVAIESVGAKVKFLPPYSLDLSPIKLCWSKLKQFLRSCEARTLESRWPCNGSCCQLHYRR; via the coding sequence TTGATTGGTGCTTTAAACCTTGATGGACTCGTTGCAGCAATGACTGTGCCAGGAAGTATAAATACTGAGGTATTTCTCACTTATGTGACTCAGGTCTTAGCACCTCAGTTGTGGAAAGGGGCTATTGTGGTCTTAGATAATCTAAAAGTTCATCACGCCGAGCGTGTAAGAGTTGCAATTGAGTCCGTCGGTGCAAAAGTTAAGTTTTTGCCCCCCTACTCTCTAGATTTATCTCCCATAAAACTGTGTTGGTCGAAACTGAAGCAATTTCTCCGTTCCTGCGAGGCACGCACACTCGAATCACGATGGCCTTGCAATGGCTCTTGCTGTCAATTACATTACCGAAGATGA
- a CDS encoding IS5 family transposase — MKIEKAKHLTARKFKRMAGVSRQTFELMVDLVKADAQKKKKSGRRPKLIIEDQVLMVLQYWREYRTYYHIGLDFGLSESAVCRLVFKIENILIKSRKFRLPGKKELWKMSSQEDLVVMDVTESPIEKPQKGQKRYFSGKQGEHTLKTQVVIRQKSSQIICLGHGQGRIHDFKLFKSSGIKFGELLKVIADKGYQGIAKIHQLSETPIKKPKGKRLTKEQKKYNRELNRLRIVVEHVNRRLKIFKILSDRYRNPHRRFGLRSNLIAGIYNHELAL, encoded by the coding sequence GTGAAAATAGAGAAAGCTAAACACCTGACTGCGAGAAAATTTAAGCGCATGGCTGGAGTAAGTCGTCAAACTTTTGAGTTAATGGTTGATTTAGTTAAAGCTGATGCTCAAAAGAAAAAGAAATCAGGTCGTCGTCCTAAATTAATTATTGAAGACCAAGTTTTAATGGTTCTTCAATACTGGAGAGAGTACCGTACTTATTATCATATTGGGTTGGATTTCGGGCTTTCTGAATCTGCGGTTTGTCGATTAGTTTTTAAAATTGAAAATATTTTGATTAAGTCAAGAAAGTTTCGTTTACCAGGGAAAAAAGAATTATGGAAAATGTCATCCCAAGAAGATTTAGTTGTGATGGATGTCACAGAGAGTCCAATTGAAAAGCCTCAGAAAGGCCAAAAAAGATATTTTAGTGGCAAACAAGGAGAACATACTTTAAAAACGCAGGTAGTAATTCGCCAAAAAAGCAGTCAAATCATCTGTTTAGGGCATGGTCAGGGAAGAATTCATGATTTTAAGCTATTTAAAAGCAGTGGGATAAAATTTGGAGAATTACTGAAAGTAATAGCGGATAAAGGCTATCAAGGAATTGCTAAAATTCATCAATTAAGTGAAACACCAATTAAGAAACCAAAAGGAAAAAGGTTGACGAAAGAACAGAAAAAATACAATCGGGAACTCAATCGATTAAGAATTGTTGTTGAACACGTAAATCGTCGTCTAAAGATATTTAAAATTTTGTCTGATAGATATCGGAATCCTCATCGACGTTTTGGATTAAGGTCGAATTTAATTGCGGGAATTTATAACCACGAATTAGCTTTATAA
- a CDS encoding RNA polymerase sigma factor, RpoD/SigA family translates to MSNLTSPPTEVQKTKKKSLAADKKPRATDDIVRSYLQEIGRVDLLTREQEVIFAEQVQQMMNLLAAKEELAVKLNHEPTLQEWADQVELSVDLVEQQLNLGHQAKQKMIQANLRLVVAVAKKYQHRNLEFMDLIQEGTLGLERGVDKFDPALGYKFSTYAYWWIRQGITRAIAQQGRTIRLPIHVFEKLNKIKRVQRELSQQLGRVPTTAEIAKALSLTPSQVRECLYLARQPFSLEARVGEQQDTELQDILEDDGPSPEDYAVEESLHQDLQDLLAKLSPQQREILTLRFGLTDGYELSLAQIGDRMGISRERVRQIEQKALSLLRRQKEQVRSYLAS, encoded by the coding sequence ATGAGCAACTTAACATCTCCACCTACCGAAGTTCAAAAAACGAAGAAAAAAAGTTTAGCCGCAGATAAAAAACCTCGAGCTACAGATGATATTGTGCGTAGTTATCTGCAAGAAATCGGGCGTGTAGATTTGTTGACTCGTGAACAAGAGGTTATTTTTGCCGAACAAGTGCAGCAGATGATGAATTTACTAGCTGCTAAAGAAGAATTGGCTGTGAAATTAAATCACGAACCCACGTTGCAAGAATGGGCAGATCAGGTGGAGTTAAGTGTTGATCTAGTAGAGCAACAGCTAAATTTAGGACATCAAGCCAAGCAGAAAATGATTCAGGCGAATCTCCGGTTAGTGGTAGCAGTGGCGAAGAAATACCAGCACCGCAATCTGGAATTTATGGATTTAATTCAAGAAGGTACTTTGGGTTTAGAGCGAGGAGTGGATAAATTTGATCCCGCTCTTGGTTATAAGTTTTCTACCTACGCTTACTGGTGGATTCGTCAAGGAATTACACGAGCGATCGCTCAACAAGGACGGACAATTCGTTTACCTATTCACGTCTTTGAGAAACTGAACAAAATCAAACGGGTGCAGCGAGAATTATCTCAACAGTTAGGTCGCGTTCCTACTACTGCTGAAATTGCTAAGGCGTTATCTTTGACACCTAGCCAAGTTCGAGAGTGTTTGTACTTGGCGCGTCAACCGTTTTCCTTAGAGGCGCGAGTTGGTGAACAACAAGATACAGAATTGCAGGACATACTAGAGGATGATGGCCCTTCTCCGGAAGACTATGCTGTTGAAGAATCTTTACACCAAGATTTACAAGACTTGTTGGCAAAGCTGTCTCCCCAGCAGCGAGAAATATTAACCTTGCGCTTTGGTCTGACTGATGGATATGAACTTTCTTTAGCACAGATTGGCGATCGCATGGGTATTAGTCGAGAACGGGTACGTCAGATAGAGCAAAAAGCTCTTAGCCTCCTACGGCGGCAAAAAGAACAAGTACGTAGTTATTTAGCAAGCTGA
- a CDS encoding GumC family protein, giving the protein MTMESLPQFEEVNIQKYLEVIQRRWLPLVGIFGISVTLGCLYAFSLKPSYKAEGSLMIKTNRSSSLTGLSQDIGRLEALNVNDNPLETQVRVIGSNPVIEETINSLNLKDSKGKRLSIPDLAKKLKIEGIKGTDVVQLSYKGSDPELAAKIVNEVIDSYIDLNIKANQNEALTAKEVLVTEVPKAEEIVRRAESKLRLFKEKNKVVVLGQEASAAVDTISKLGNQISQALAQLDDVKGRLEQLRSEAKIDSQQGVIASELTQAPGVQKVFAQLQDTESQLALERTRFSPEHPTITNLQEKVVALQSLLKERIGQFAGTGQITEGSLQVGQLRQSLIADITRAQAERVGLERQIATLLRQQDAYIKRANNLPKLEQSQRELERKLQAAQTTYETLLKKRQEIDIAQNQKIPNARVISYALIPDKAEGPRKILFIVGGGGVGLFLGIIVAFGLDLIDRSLKTVKEAKEVLRYSVLGVIPTQSRNGRDHSSIAGLDRPIPKIIGRDIPYFPLGNAYQILQVNLKFLCSDKPLRSIVITSSVAKEGKSDVSANLAVTMAQAGRRVLLVDADMRNPIQHHIWGLKNTIGLSNVIIGEASLDTVAQEVMPNLEVLTSGVLPPNPVAMLDSQRMATLISNFGRDYDLVIFDTPPLSGIADAAVLSTLTDGILLVVRPGVVDLNSANSAKEFLTQSGQKVLGIVINGVNTKNEPNNYFYGNKKRQIEQDLVSSSLTKFSKEH; this is encoded by the coding sequence ATGACAATGGAATCTTTGCCACAGTTTGAAGAAGTAAATATTCAGAAATACTTAGAAGTTATCCAACGCCGTTGGCTACCTCTAGTCGGAATTTTTGGCATAAGTGTTACCCTTGGATGCTTGTATGCATTTTCACTAAAACCTTCATACAAGGCTGAAGGAAGTTTGATGATTAAAACAAATCGCTCTTCCTCACTTACAGGGTTATCGCAAGACATAGGACGCTTGGAAGCTTTAAATGTGAATGACAATCCCCTGGAAACTCAGGTGAGAGTTATTGGATCAAATCCAGTGATTGAGGAAACAATTAATTCCCTTAACCTCAAAGATAGCAAAGGCAAACGGCTGTCGATTCCCGATTTGGCAAAAAAACTTAAAATAGAAGGAATCAAAGGCACTGATGTTGTACAACTTTCTTATAAAGGCAGTGATCCTGAACTAGCTGCCAAAATCGTCAATGAAGTTATCGACAGTTATATCGACCTAAATATCAAAGCTAATCAGAATGAAGCACTGACAGCCAAAGAGGTTCTCGTAACGGAAGTACCCAAAGCTGAGGAAATTGTTAGAAGAGCCGAATCAAAACTGCGGCTATTTAAAGAAAAGAATAAAGTTGTTGTCTTGGGACAAGAAGCAAGCGCAGCAGTTGATACGATTTCCAAGTTAGGAAACCAAATTTCCCAAGCTTTAGCTCAACTAGATGATGTCAAAGGTCGTTTAGAACAGTTACGCAGTGAAGCTAAGATAGATTCACAGCAAGGTGTAATCGCATCTGAATTGACTCAAGCACCTGGAGTTCAGAAAGTGTTTGCCCAACTCCAAGACACAGAAAGCCAACTGGCACTAGAGCGTACACGTTTTTCACCTGAACACCCTACAATTACTAATTTACAAGAAAAAGTCGTAGCTCTTCAGAGCTTGCTAAAAGAGCGGATAGGACAATTCGCTGGTACAGGGCAGATAACAGAGGGAAGTTTGCAGGTTGGACAACTGCGGCAAAGCTTAATAGCAGATATTACTCGTGCTCAGGCAGAACGCGTCGGTCTAGAAAGACAAATTGCCACACTTTTGCGACAGCAAGATGCCTATATCAAACGAGCAAATAATTTGCCAAAGCTAGAACAGAGTCAACGAGAACTAGAACGGAAGTTGCAAGCAGCTCAAACGACTTACGAAACACTCTTAAAGAAACGCCAAGAAATTGATATTGCACAGAACCAAAAGATTCCTAATGCTCGTGTCATTTCCTATGCTTTAATCCCCGATAAAGCAGAAGGGCCTCGCAAAATCCTGTTTATTGTTGGTGGAGGAGGAGTTGGCCTTTTCTTGGGTATCATTGTTGCCTTTGGTTTAGACTTGATAGACCGTTCGTTGAAGACCGTCAAAGAAGCCAAAGAAGTCTTGAGATACAGTGTTTTGGGAGTGATTCCGACACAAAGCAGAAATGGTAGAGATCATTCTTCTATAGCAGGACTTGATAGACCTATTCCTAAAATCATTGGTAGAGATATTCCTTACTTCCCTCTTGGTAACGCATACCAGATACTACAAGTGAACTTGAAGTTTCTCTGTTCTGATAAACCGCTAAGAAGCATTGTAATCACAAGTTCCGTTGCCAAAGAAGGAAAGTCTGACGTATCTGCAAATTTAGCTGTGACTATGGCTCAGGCAGGGCGGCGGGTCTTGTTGGTGGATGCAGATATGCGTAATCCCATACAGCATCATATCTGGGGGCTAAAAAATACAATTGGGCTGAGTAATGTCATCATTGGAGAAGCTTCTTTAGATACAGTAGCGCAAGAAGTGATGCCTAATCTTGAGGTTCTTACTTCTGGAGTTTTGCCTCCTAATCCAGTAGCAATGCTAGATTCTCAACGCATGGCAACATTAATTAGTAACTTTGGGAGAGATTACGATCTTGTAATTTTTGATACGCCTCCTTTGTCAGGAATAGCAGATGCTGCTGTTTTAAGTACCCTGACTGACGGAATCTTATTAGTGGTTCGTCCTGGAGTGGTTGACTTGAACAGTGCGAATTCAGCTAAAGAGTTTTTAACTCAGTCAGGTCAGAAGGTCTTAGGGATAGTTATCAATGGTGTGAATACTAAAAATGAACCTAATAATTATTTTTATGGCAACAAAAAACGACAAATTGAACAAGATTTAGTATCTAGCAGCTTAACAAAATTTTCCAAAGAGCATTAA
- a CDS encoding glycosyltransferase family 2 protein has protein sequence MEQKKIKTSCLINNYNYAEFLSEAIDSALNQTVKFDEIIIVDDASTDNSTEVIAKFTQVANVKSLLKEKNQGQLSSFNEGFLAASGDIIFFLDADDIYEPQYLETALNFYKRRSECDFIFSAYKKIGAIEETFQADAVDLDLGYSVIRTLYNGEWIGSITSTLSIRREIIRKFLPIPNIEDWRVRADDCLIWGASLVGAKKFYMSKPLVMYRIHPNNQYHNKKFVDIDNNYEYKRFWKRNSLFNYIMQKNNFSFPLLLAFTSLNELKTIPCPKLEDFISYLKIIFLFEHNLYWKLKGMLLLFSYFLRNFMTGKLNLM, from the coding sequence ATGGAGCAAAAAAAAATTAAAACATCTTGTTTGATTAATAATTACAATTACGCTGAATTTCTGTCAGAAGCAATTGATAGTGCTTTAAATCAAACAGTTAAATTTGATGAAATTATTATTGTTGATGATGCATCCACAGATAATTCTACGGAAGTCATCGCTAAATTTACTCAAGTAGCTAATGTTAAATCTCTCTTGAAAGAAAAAAACCAAGGGCAATTATCATCCTTTAACGAAGGGTTTTTAGCTGCAAGTGGGGACATTATATTTTTTTTAGACGCTGATGATATTTATGAACCTCAATATTTAGAAACCGCCCTAAATTTTTATAAGAGACGTAGTGAATGTGATTTTATATTTAGTGCGTATAAAAAAATTGGAGCAATAGAAGAAACATTTCAAGCTGATGCCGTTGATTTGGATTTGGGTTATTCAGTAATTAGAACTTTATATAATGGTGAATGGATTGGCTCGATAACTTCAACATTATCAATACGTAGAGAAATAATTAGAAAATTTTTACCTATTCCAAATATAGAAGATTGGCGTGTAAGGGCGGATGACTGTCTTATATGGGGAGCTTCTTTAGTAGGGGCTAAAAAGTTTTATATGTCTAAGCCTTTAGTAATGTATAGAATACATCCAAATAACCAGTATCATAACAAGAAATTTGTAGACATAGACAACAACTATGAATACAAGAGATTCTGGAAACGCAATTCCCTATTTAATTACATTATGCAAAAAAACAATTTTAGTTTTCCGTTATTATTAGCTTTCACATCTCTAAATGAGTTAAAAACAATACCATGTCCAAAACTTGAAGACTTTATTTCCTATTTAAAAATAATATTTTTATTTGAGCATAATTTATATTGGAAACTCAAGGGAATGCTTTTATTATTTAGCTATTTTTTGAGAAATTTTATGACTGGAAAATTAAACTTAATGTGA